The following proteins are co-located in the Helicobacter pylori genome:
- a CDS encoding DUF2443 domain-containing protein, with protein MFEKIRKILADIEDSQNEIEMLLKLANLSLGDFIEIKRGSMDMPKGVNEAFFTQLSEEVERLKELINALNKIKKGLLVF; from the coding sequence ATGTTTGAAAAAATACGCAAGATTTTAGCGGATATTGAAGATTCGCAAAATGAAATTGAAATGCTTTTAAAATTAGCGAATTTGAGTTTGGGGGATTTTATTGAGATTAAAAGAGGGAGCATGGACATGCCAAAGGGCGTGAATGAAGCGTTTTTTACGCAATTAAGCGAAGAAGTGGAGCGCCTAAAGGAGCTTATCAACGCTTTAAATAAGATCAAAAAAGGGTTATTGGTGTTTTAA
- a CDS encoding exodeoxyribonuclease III codes for MKLISWNVNGLRACMTKGFMDFFNSVDADVFCIQESKMQQEQNTFEFKGYFDFWNCAIKKGYSGVVTFTKKEPLSVSYGINMEEHDKEGRVVTCEFESFYLVNVYTPNSQQALSRLSYRMSWEVEFKKFLKALELKKPVIVCGDLNVAHNEIDLENPKTNRKNAGFSDEERGKFNELLNAGFIDTFRYFYPNKEKAYTWWSYMQQARDKNIGWRIDYFLCSNPLKTRLKDALIYKDILGSDHCPVGLELV; via the coding sequence ATGAAATTGATTTCATGGAATGTGAACGGGTTAAGGGCTTGCATGACTAAGGGCTTTATGGATTTTTTCAATAGCGTTGATGCGGATGTTTTTTGCATTCAAGAATCTAAAATGCAGCAAGAACAAAACACCTTTGAATTTAAAGGGTATTTTGATTTTTGGAATTGCGCGATTAAAAAGGGCTATTCTGGGGTGGTAACTTTCACTAAAAAAGAGCCTTTGAGCGTGAGCTATGGTATCAATATGGAAGAACATGACAAAGAGGGGCGCGTGGTAACTTGCGAATTTGAGTCATTTTATTTAGTGAATGTTTATACCCCTAATTCCCAACAAGCCCTATCTAGGCTTAGTTATCGCATGAGTTGGGAAGTGGAATTTAAAAAATTTTTAAAAGCTTTAGAGTTAAAAAAACCTGTCATTGTGTGCGGGGATTTGAATGTGGCTCACAATGAAATTGATTTAGAAAACCCTAAAACAAACCGAAAAAATGCGGGCTTTAGCGATGAAGAGAGAGGGAAATTCAACGAGCTTTTGAACGCCGGTTTTATTGACACTTTCCGTTATTTTTACCCTAACAAAGAAAAGGCTTACACCTGGTGGAGTTACATGCAACAAGCAAGGGATAAAAACATTGGTTGGCGCATTGATTATTTTTTATGCTCTAACCCTTTAAAAACACGCTTAAAAGACGCTTTAATCTATAAAGATATTTTAGGGAGCGATCATTGCCCGGTAGGGTTGGAATTAGTTTAA
- a CDS encoding purine-nucleoside phosphorylase, which produces MLLCAGRNETLKGAVPIGVGLIGSVINLTRMCLKNPDTESLIFIGSAGSYSPEIELLSVFESIQGYQIEESFSHLNSYTPLDNSIHIETEEKALFERVGVNSSNYIHTSEMFAKKMVQKGVLLENMEFFSVLSVAKAFSLKAKGIFCVSNHVGLNAHKEFKENHAKVKQILENIIDSLII; this is translated from the coding sequence ATGCTGCTTTGCGCTGGAAGGAATGAAACTTTAAAAGGGGCGGTGCCTATTGGTGTGGGCTTGATAGGAAGCGTGATTAATTTAACGAGAATGTGTTTAAAAAACCCTGATACAGAAAGTCTTATTTTTATAGGGAGTGCGGGGAGTTATAGCCCAGAAATTGAGCTTTTAAGCGTGTTTGAAAGCATTCAAGGCTATCAAATTGAAGAGAGTTTTAGCCATTTAAACAGCTACACGCCTTTGGATAATTCCATTCACATAGAAACTGAAGAGAAAGCTCTTTTTGAAAGGGTGGGCGTGAATAGCAGTAACTATATCCACACCAGCGAAATGTTTGCTAAAAAAATGGTTCAAAAGGGCGTTTTATTAGAAAATATGGAGTTTTTTAGCGTTTTGAGCGTGGCTAAGGCGTTTTCTTTGAAGGCTAAGGGGATTTTTTGCGTGAGTAACCATGTGGGACTTAACGCGCATAAAGAATTTAAAGAAAACCATGCCAAAGTCAAACAGATTTTAGAAAACATCATTGATAGTTTAATAATTTAA
- the dnaA gene encoding chromosomal replication initiator protein DnaA translates to MDTNNNIEKEILVLAKQKVSPIEYENYLSQLKYNPNASKSDIAFFYAPNKVLCTTITAKYGALLKEILSQNKVGMHLAHSVDVRIEVAPKIQVSTQSNINYKAVKTSVKDSYTFENFVVGSCNNTVYEIAKKVAQSDTPPYNPVLFYGGTGLGKTHILNAIGNHALEKHKKVVLVTSEDFLTDFLKHLDNKTMDSFKKKYRHCDFFLLDDAQFLQGKPKLEEEFFHTFNELHANSKQIVLISDRSPKNIAGLEDRLKSRFEWGITAKVMPPDLETKLSIVKQKCQLNKITLPEEVMEYIAQHISDNIRQMEGAIIKISVNANLMNASIDLNLAKTVLEDLQKDHAEGSSLENILLAVAQSLNLKSSEIKISSRQKNVALARKLVVYFARLYTPNPTLSLAQFLDLKDHSSISKMYSGVKKMLEEEKSPFISSLREEIKNRLNELNDKKTAFNSSE, encoded by the coding sequence ATGGATACCAACAACAATATTGAAAAAGAAATCTTGGTGCTAGCCAAACAAAAAGTTAGCCCCATAGAGTATGAAAATTACTTGAGCCAACTCAAATACAACCCTAACGCGAGCAAGAGCGATATTGCCTTTTTTTATGCCCCAAACAAAGTCTTATGCACCACGATTACGGCTAAATACGGCGCGTTGCTTAAAGAAATTTTAAGCCAGAATAAAGTCGGCATGCATTTAGCCCATAGCGTGGATGTGCGTATTGAAGTAGCGCCTAAAATCCAAGTTAGCACCCAATCTAATATCAATTACAAAGCGGTAAAAACGAGCGTCAAAGACTCTTACACTTTTGAAAATTTTGTCGTAGGCTCATGCAATAACACCGTTTATGAAATCGCTAAAAAAGTCGCCCAAAGCGATACGCCCCCTTATAACCCGGTGCTTTTTTATGGCGGCACAGGGTTAGGCAAAACACACATTTTAAACGCTATCGGTAACCATGCCCTAGAAAAGCATAAAAAAGTCGTGTTAGTCACTTCAGAAGATTTTTTGACAGACTTTTTAAAGCATTTAGACAACAAAACCATGGATTCTTTTAAAAAAAAATACCGCCATTGCGACTTTTTCTTGTTAGATGACGCTCAATTTTTGCAAGGAAAACCCAAGCTAGAAGAAGAATTTTTCCACACCTTTAACGAATTGCACGCCAACAGCAAACAAATCGTATTGATTTCAGACCGATCGCCTAAAAACATCGCCGGCTTAGAAGATCGCTTAAAATCGCGCTTTGAATGGGGGATAACCGCTAAAGTCATGCCCCCTGATTTAGAAACCAAACTTTCCATTGTCAAACAAAAATGCCAGCTCAATAAAATCACTTTACCTGAAGAGGTGATGGAATACATCGCCCAACACATCAGCGACAATATCCGCCAAATGGAAGGCGCGATCATTAAAATCAGCGTGAACGCGAACTTAATGAACGCTTCCATTGATTTGAACCTCGCTAAAACCGTTTTAGAAGATTTGCAAAAAGATCATGCCGAAGGCTCAAGCTTAGAAAATATCCTACTCGCTGTCGCGCAAAGCTTGAATCTCAAATCCAGCGAGATCAAAATCTCTTCGCGCCAAAAAAATGTCGCTCTGGCGAGAAAATTAGTCGTGTATTTCGCCAGGCTTTATACCCCTAACCCCACGCTCTCGCTCGCTCAATTTTTGGATTTAAAGGATCATTCAAGCATTTCTAAAATGTATTCTGGCGTTAAAAAAATGCTTGAAGAAGAAAAAAGCCCTTTTATCTCAAGCCTTAGAGAAGAAATCAAAAACCGCTTGAACGAACTAAACGATAAAAAAACTGCTTTCAATTCAAGTGAATGA
- a CDS encoding competence protein: MKKTLCLSFFLTFSNPLQALVIELLEEIKTSPHKGTFKAKVLDSKEPRQVLGVYNISPHKKLTLTITHISTAIVYQPLDEKLSLETILNPNRPTIPRNTQIVFSSKELKEPHPHQMPSLNAPIQKPQNKPTSSQQSPQNFSYSESKLGSKNPKNSLLQPLATPNKINSANEVKTPTNDTKPPLKHSSEDQENNLFVAPPTEKTLPNNTPNANINEHNESNENRDSVEKQAIRDPNVKEFACGKWVYDDENLQAYRPSILKRIDEDKQTATDITPCDYSNAENKSGKITTPYTKISVHKTEPLEEPQTFEAKNNFTILQARSSTEKCKRARARKDGTIRQCYLIEEPLKQAWESEYQITTQLVKATYERPKQDDQIEPTFYETSELAYSSTRKSEVKQNELNLNDKFMEFVEVYEGHYLNDIVKESSEYKEWVKNHVRLKEGVCMVLEIEEQPRAKSTPLSIENSRVVCVKKGNYLFNEV, from the coding sequence ATGAAAAAAACCCTTTGTCTGTCTTTCTTTCTGACTTTCTCTAACCCTCTTCAAGCCCTTGTGATCGAGCTTTTAGAAGAAATCAAAACTTCGCCGCATAAAGGCACTTTTAAGGCTAAAGTCCTTGATTCTAAAGAACCAAGGCAAGTTTTAGGCGTTTATAATATCTCCCCACACAAAAAACTCACGCTCACTATCACCCACATATCCACTGCAATTGTCTATCAACCCCTTGATGAAAAACTTTCTTTAGAAACGATCTTAAACCCTAACCGCCCTACTATCCCTAGAAACACCCAAATTGTTTTTTCTTCAAAAGAGTTGAAAGAGCCACACCCGCACCAAATGCCTTCTTTAAACGCGCCCATACAAAAACCACAAAACAAACCCACTTCATCGCAACAATCTCCTCAAAACTTCTCTTACTCAGAGTCCAAACTAGGCTCTAAAAACCCTAAAAACAGCCTTTTACAACCTTTAGCCACTCCTAATAAAATAAATTCCGCTAATGAAGTTAAAACGCCAACAAACGACACTAAACCCCCTTTAAAGCATTCTTCAGAAGATCAAGAAAACAACCTCTTTGTAGCGCCACCCACTGAAAAAACGCTCCCTAACAACACCCCTAACGCTAATATTAATGAACACAATGAAAGCAATGAAAATAGGGATAGTGTGGAAAAACAAGCGATTAGAGATCCTAATGTTAAAGAATTTGCGTGCGGGAAGTGGGTCTATGATGATGAAAATTTACAAGCCTATCGCCCAAGCATTTTAAAACGCATTGATGAAGACAAACAGACTGCGACAGACATTACCCCTTGCGACTACAGCAACGCTGAAAATAAAAGCGGTAAAATCACTACCCCCTATACTAAAATCTCTGTTCATAAAACAGAGCCTTTAGAAGAGCCACAAACTTTTGAAGCTAAAAACAATTTTACCATTCTCCAAGCCAGAAGCTCTACAGAAAAATGTAAAAGGGCCAGAGCACGAAAAGACGGCACGATTAGGCAATGCTATCTGATAGAAGAGCCTTTAAAACAAGCGTGGGAGAGCGAGTATCAAATCACCACGCAATTAGTGAAAGCCACTTATGAGCGCCCCAAACAAGACGATCAGATAGAGCCGACTTTCTATGAAACCAGCGAATTGGCTTATTCTTCCACACGAAAGAGTGAAGTTAAGCAAAATGAATTGAATTTGAATGATAAGTTCATGGAATTTGTGGAAGTGTATGAGGGGCATTATTTAAACGATATAGTCAAAGAAAGCAGTGAATACAAAGAATGGGTTAAAAACCATGTGCGTTTAAAAGAAGGGGTGTGCATGGTTTTAGAAATAGAAGAGCAACCACGAGCCAAAAGCACGCCTTTGAGCATTGAAAACTCTCGTGTTGTTTGTGTCAAAAAGGGGAATTATTTATTCAACGAAGTTTAA
- the thyX gene encoding FAD-dependent thymidylate synthase has protein sequence MEVICKHYTPLDIASQAIRTCWQSFEYSDDGGSKDKELIHRVGNIFRHSSTLEHLYYNFEIKGLSRGALQELSRHRIASLSVKSSRYTLRELKEVESFLPLNETNLARAKEFLVFVDNEKVNEMSVLALENLRVLLSEHNIKNDLAKYAMPESYKTHLAYSINARSLQNLLTLRSSNKALKEMQDLAKALFDALPCEHQYLFEDCLKH, from the coding sequence ATGGAAGTGATTTGTAAGCATTACACCCCTTTGGACATTGCAAGCCAAGCGATCCGCACTTGCTGGCAGAGCTTTGAATACAGCGATGATGGAGGCTCTAAAGATAAGGAATTGATCCACAGGGTGGGGAATATTTTTAGGCATTCTTCCACTTTAGAGCATCTTTATTACAATTTTGAAATCAAGGGTTTGAGCAGGGGAGCGTTGCAAGAATTGAGCCGGCACCGCATAGCGAGCTTGAGCGTGAAATCAAGCCGTTACACTTTAAGGGAATTGAAAGAAGTGGAGAGCTTTTTACCCCTTAATGAAACAAATTTAGCGAGAGCCAAAGAGTTTTTAGTGTTTGTGGATAATGAAAAAGTGAATGAAATGAGCGTTTTAGCTTTGGAAAATCTCAGAGTTTTATTGAGCGAGCATAACATTAAAAACGATTTAGCCAAATACGCCATGCCAGAGAGCTATAAAACGCATTTAGCGTATAGCATTAACGCTAGGAGCTTGCAAAATTTATTGACTTTAAGAAGCAGTAATAAAGCCTTAAAAGAAATGCAAGATTTAGCCAAAGCCTTATTTGACGCTTTACCTTGCGAGCATCAATATTTGTTTGAAGATTGTTTGAAACACTAG
- the glmS gene encoding glutamine--fructose-6-phosphate transaminase (isomerizing) — protein sequence MCGIVGYIGDSEKKSILLEGLKELEYRGYDSAGLAVLSGNCLEVFKTQGKLENLKSELKNKEFLNFGVSIAHTRWATHGKPSSANAHPHFTENLALVHNGIIENYASLKKELENKGHAFLSQTDTEVIAHLLEETLKSESDLLKAFEKSISLLKGSYAILMLHKRAKESLFYAKSSSPLIVGKGREGVFFASSLSVLAPKVDQFVILEENSVGQISLENFKDLKHIENMKDYAFEDKDYSKGDFRNYLEKEIYEQHSSLLECLEGRLEALNVYCEIDPKFLENVSEITLCSCGSSYHASLASVYLFERLAKIRARAILASEYRYAHFKSNPNELFIAISQSGETADTLEALKLAKAQGLKTISLCNAPFSMMSRISDHVLLIRAGVERSVASTKAFSSQVMLLWLLSVYLGKQLGTISKEEEKIQAKNMLNSVNAMKVESKLHEKIKRLSKRYLHGHGFFYIGRDVFYPLALEGALKLKEISYLHAEGYASAEMKHGPIALVDSNLFTIALLSKHLLFDKTKSNIEELSARDSTICVLSSEILEIADDFIQLEESESYMEEFFRMNLAMQLLALEIAMRLNHDVDHPRNLAKSVTVE from the coding sequence ATGTGTGGGATTGTAGGTTATATAGGGGATAGTGAGAAAAAATCCATTCTTTTAGAGGGCTTAAAGGAATTGGAATACAGAGGTTATGACAGCGCGGGCTTAGCCGTATTGAGCGGCAATTGTTTGGAAGTGTTTAAAACTCAAGGGAAATTAGAAAACCTTAAATCAGAGCTTAAAAATAAAGAGTTTTTAAATTTTGGCGTGAGTATCGCTCATACTAGATGGGCCACGCATGGCAAGCCAAGCAGCGCAAACGCCCACCCGCATTTTACAGAAAATTTAGCCTTAGTGCATAATGGCATCATTGAAAATTACGCAAGCTTGAAAAAAGAATTAGAAAATAAAGGGCATGCGTTTTTAAGCCAAACGGATACGGAAGTGATTGCGCATTTATTAGAAGAAACGCTTAAAAGCGAGAGCGATTTATTGAAAGCTTTTGAAAAAAGCATCAGCCTTTTAAAAGGGAGTTATGCGATTTTAATGCTCCATAAAAGGGCTAAAGAGAGCTTGTTTTACGCTAAATCTTCTTCGCCTTTAATCGTGGGTAAGGGCAGAGAGGGGGTGTTTTTTGCGTCCAGTTTGAGCGTGTTAGCCCCTAAAGTGGATCAATTTGTCATTTTAGAAGAAAACAGCGTGGGGCAGATTTCTTTAGAAAATTTTAAAGATTTAAAACACATTGAAAACATGAAAGATTACGCTTTTGAGGATAAAGATTATTCTAAAGGGGATTTTAGGAATTATTTAGAAAAAGAGATTTATGAACAACATAGCAGTTTGTTAGAGTGCTTAGAGGGGCGCTTGGAAGCCTTGAATGTGTATTGCGAGATCGATCCTAAATTTTTAGAAAATGTGAGTGAAATCACGCTGTGTTCTTGTGGGAGCAGTTACCATGCGAGTTTAGCGAGCGTGTATTTGTTTGAAAGATTAGCCAAAATAAGAGCGAGGGCCATTTTAGCGAGCGAATACCGCTACGCTCATTTTAAAAGCAACCCTAACGAGCTTTTTATAGCGATTTCTCAAAGCGGCGAAACCGCTGACACTTTAGAGGCGTTAAAGTTAGCCAAAGCCCAAGGGCTTAAAACCATTAGCTTGTGTAACGCTCCCTTTAGCATGATGAGCCGCATTAGCGATCATGTGCTTTTGATTAGAGCGGGGGTGGAGAGGAGCGTAGCATCCACTAAGGCGTTTTCTTCGCAAGTGATGCTTTTATGGCTTTTGAGCGTGTATCTAGGCAAACAGCTAGGGACCATCTCTAAAGAAGAAGAAAAAATCCAGGCTAAAAACATGCTCAATAGCGTGAATGCGATGAAAGTAGAGTCTAAATTGCATGAAAAAATCAAGCGCTTATCCAAACGCTACTTGCATGGGCATGGCTTTTTTTATATCGGGCGCGATGTGTTTTACCCACTCGCTTTAGAAGGAGCGTTGAAACTTAAAGAGATCAGCTACTTGCACGCTGAGGGGTATGCGAGCGCGGAGATGAAGCATGGGCCTATTGCGTTAGTGGATTCCAACCTTTTTACCATTGCTTTATTGTCTAAACATTTGTTGTTTGATAAAACCAAAAGCAATATTGAAGAATTGAGCGCTAGGGATTCTACGATTTGCGTGTTAAGTTCTGAAATTTTAGAGATCGCTGATGATTTTATCCAATTAGAAGAGAGCGAAAGCTACATGGAAGAATTTTTCCGCATGAATTTAGCGATGCAACTTTTAGCCCTAGAAATCGCTATGCGTTTAAATCACGATGTGGATCACCCAAGAAACTTGGCTAAAAGCGTTACCGTGGAATAA
- a CDS encoding CagY family CD-EC repeat-containing protein, producing the protein MCFLPSYLLEPYEKLLTPEARKLLEQQALDCLKNAKTEADRKECVKNLPKNLRKEILDKNSLEAYKTPQKSRTNPLYKETPKLLSLRERS; encoded by the coding sequence ATGTGTTTTTTGCCAAGCTATCTCTTAGAGCCATATGAGAAACTGCTCACGCCTGAAGCTAGGAAACTTTTGGAACAACAGGCTCTAGATTGTTTGAAAAACGCCAAAACTGAAGCCGACAGAAAAGAATGTGTCAAAAATCTCCCCAAAAACTTGAGGAAAGAGATTTTAGATAAAAACAGCTTAGAAGCCTATAAAACGCCCCAAAAGTCAAGGACAAACCCACTTTACAAGGAAACCCCTAAGCTTTTAAGCTTAAGGGAACGCTCTTAG
- a CDS encoding outer membrane beta-barrel protein produces MLKLVSRTICLSLIGSFTAVEAFQKHQKDGFFIEAGFETGLLQGTQTQEQTIATTQEKPKPKPKPKPITPQSTYGKYYISQSTILKNATELFAENNITNLTFYSLTPVYVTAYNQESAEEAGYGNNSLIMIQNFLPYNLNNIELSYTDDQGNVVSLGVIETIPKQSQIILPASLFNDPQLNADGFQQLQTATTRFSDASTQNLFDKLSKVTTNLQMTYINYNQFSSGNSTGSKPPCPPYENQANCVAKVPPFTSQDAKNLTNLMLNMMAVFDSKSWEDAVKNAPFQFSDNNLSAPCFSNYSTCVNPYNDGLVDPKLIAKNAGDEYNIENGQTGSVILTPQDVIYSYRVTNNLYVNLLPPRGGDLGLGSQYGGPNGPGDDGTNFGALGILSPFLDPEILFGKELNKVAIMQLRDIIHEYGHTLGYTHNGNMTYQRVRMCEENNGPEERCQGGKIEQVNGQEVQVFDNGKEVRDTDGSTYDVCSRFGGQGQPAFPSSYPNSIYTDCSQVPAGLIGVTTAVWQQLIDQNALPVDFTNLSSQTNYLNASLNTQDFATTMLSAISQSLSSSKSSTTTYRTSKTSRPFGAPLLGVNLKMGYQKYFNDYLGLSSYGIIKYNYAQANNEKIQQLSYGVGMDVLFDFITNYTNEKNPKNNLTKKVFTSSLGVFGGLRGLYNSYYLLNQYKGSGNLNVTGGLNYRYKHSKYSVGISVPLVQLKSRVVSSDGVTTNSITLNEGGSHFKVFFNYGWVF; encoded by the coding sequence ATGCTAAAACTCGTTAGCAGAACGATTTGTTTGTCCCTAATCGGATCATTCACCGCTGTTGAAGCCTTTCAAAAACACCAAAAAGACGGCTTTTTTATAGAAGCTGGGTTTGAAACCGGGCTATTACAAGGCACACAAACCCAAGAACAAACCATAGCCACCACTCAAGAAAAACCCAAACCCAAACCCAAACCAAAACCCATTACCCCTCAAAGCACCTATGGGAAATACTACATCTCCCAAAGCACCATTTTAAAGAATGCGACTGAGTTGTTTGCAGAGAATAATATCACCAACTTAACCTTTTATTCTTTAACCCCTGTGTACGTAACCGCTTATAACCAAGAAAGCGCTGAAGAAGCAGGCTATGGCAATAACAGCTTGATTATGATACAAAACTTCCTGCCCTATAATTTAAACAACATTGAGCTGAGTTATACGGACGATCAAGGCAATGTAGTCAGTTTAGGCGTGATAGAGACTATCCCTAAACAATCTCAAATCATTCTGCCCGCAAGCTTGTTTAACGATCCGCAGCTTAACGCTGACGGCTTCCAACAGCTCCAAACTGCCACCACACGATTTTCTGATGCCAGCACGCAGAATCTGTTTGATAAGCTCAGCAAGGTTACAACCAATCTTCAAATGACTTATATCAATTACAACCAATTTTCTAGCGGTAACAGCACTGGTTCTAAACCCCCATGCCCTCCATACGAAAACCAAGCAAATTGTGTGGCTAAAGTGCCGCCTTTCACCTCTCAAGACGCTAAAAATTTGACCAATTTAATGCTGAACATGATGGCGGTGTTTGACTCTAAATCTTGGGAAGACGCCGTTAAAAACGCTCCTTTCCAATTTAGCGACAACAACTTATCAGCACCATGTTTTTCTAATTATTCTACATGCGTGAATCCTTACAACGATGGGCTTGTTGATCCTAAATTGATCGCTAAAAATGCTGGAGATGAATACAATATAGAAAACGGGCAAACAGGCTCAGTGATATTAACGCCGCAAGATGTTATCTATAGCTATAGAGTTACGAATAATCTTTATGTGAATCTCTTGCCCCCAAGAGGAGGGGATTTAGGGCTAGGGTCTCAATATGGTGGCCCGAATGGCCCAGGCGATGATGGCACCAATTTTGGCGCTTTGGGGATATTGTCTCCTTTCTTAGACCCTGAAATACTATTTGGCAAAGAATTGAATAAAGTCGCCATCATGCAATTAAGAGACATCATCCATGAATACGGCCATACTTTAGGCTATACGCATAATGGGAACATGACTTATCAAAGAGTGCGCATGTGTGAAGAAAACAATGGACCAGAAGAGCGCTGTCAGGGCGGAAAAATAGAGCAAGTGAACGGGCAAGAAGTGCAAGTGTTTGACAATGGGAAAGAAGTGCGAGACACCGATGGCTCTACCTATGATGTGTGTTCTCGTTTTGGCGGTCAAGGTCAGCCCGCTTTCCCTAGCAGTTACCCCAATTCCATTTATACTGATTGCTCTCAAGTCCCCGCTGGGCTTATAGGGGTTACTACCGCTGTTTGGCAACAACTCATTGATCAAAACGCCCTACCGGTGGATTTTACCAATTTGAGCAGCCAAACCAACTATTTAAACGCTAGTTTGAACACGCAAGATTTTGCGACCACTATGCTTAGCGCGATCAGTCAAAGCCTTTCATCTTCTAAATCTAGCACTACCACCTATCGCACTTCAAAAACCTCACGGCCATTTGGAGCCCCCCTATTAGGCGTTAATCTTAAAATGGGCTATCAAAAATATTTTAATGATTACCTAGGGCTGTCTTCTTATGGCATTATCAAATACAACTACGCTCAAGCCAATAACGAAAAAATCCAACAATTAAGCTATGGTGTGGGAATGGATGTGCTGTTTGATTTTATCACCAATTACACTAACGAAAAGAACCCTAAAAACAATCTAACCAAGAAAGTTTTCACTTCATCTCTTGGGGTGTTTGGGGGGTTAAGGGGCTTATACAACAGCTATTATTTGTTGAACCAATACAAAGGGAGCGGTAATTTAAATGTGACCGGTGGGTTGAATTACCGCTACAAGCATTCTAAATATTCTGTAGGCATTAGCGTTCCTTTAGTCCAGTTGAAATCTAGGGTCGTTTCTAGCGATGGCGTAACCACCAATTCTATCACCCTCAATGAAGGGGGCAGCCATTTTAAAGTGTTTTTTAATTATGGGTGGGTGTTTTAG
- a CDS encoding outer membrane protein: MKFFSKDVFKKVTPLFLSVYFLNPTIMQAKSRFYVASQYQVGKMIMKKYNDLKRTIEGASFSLGWEINPTNYWFYSRYYFFMDYGNVILNKRTGAQANMFTYGFGGDLIVEYNKNPLYVFSLFYGMQVAENTWTISKHSANFIIDDWRSIQGFSLKTSNFRMLGLVGFKFQTVLFHHDASIEVGVKWPFAFEYNSAFVRLFSVFISHTFYL; the protein is encoded by the coding sequence TTGAAATTTTTTTCAAAGGATGTATTTAAAAAAGTAACCCCCTTATTTTTAAGCGTTTATTTTTTAAACCCTACCATTATGCAAGCTAAAAGCCGTTTTTATGTGGCTTCTCAATATCAGGTAGGCAAAATGATCATGAAAAAATACAACGATCTTAAACGCACGATTGAAGGGGCGAGCTTTTCTTTAGGCTGGGAGATTAACCCCACCAATTACTGGTTTTATTCTCGCTATTATTTTTTTATGGATTATGGGAATGTCATACTCAATAAAAGAACGGGCGCTCAAGCAAACATGTTCACTTATGGCTTTGGAGGGGATTTGATTGTGGAATACAATAAAAACCCCTTGTATGTTTTTTCCCTTTTTTATGGCATGCAAGTTGCCGAAAACACATGGACGATTTCCAAACACAGTGCGAATTTCATCATTGACGATTGGCGCAGCATTCAAGGGTTTTCGCTCAAAACTTCCAATTTCAGGATGTTGGGTTTAGTGGGGTTTAAATTCCAAACCGTGCTATTCCACCATGACGCTAGTATTGAAGTGGGGGTTAAATGGCCCTTTGCTTTTGAATACAACTCAGCCTTTGTAAGGCTTTTTTCTGTCTTTATTTCGCACACTTTCTATCTTTAA